The Sulfurihydrogenibium sp. YO3AOP1 genome has a window encoding:
- a CDS encoding F0F1 ATP synthase subunit gamma, whose protein sequence is MAKLSPRDIKRKINGIKNTQRITKAMKAVSAAKLRKAQALLYATRPYSNKLYELIEDLAVYIDRESHPLLEKREEKSVDLVIITADRGLAGAFNSNVIKTAWREIQRLKSEGKEVSLLLIGRKGVNFYKNKGFNIIEAYEDIYRDQVNLTYTAKVGGILASRFIDKKSDAVYLINNELITSSTYETKIRKLLPLESTASSKKLEEVSVYNIEPSKEEVLSSLLQRYINYQLFRALVESSTAEHSARMLAMDNATKNAGEAIRKWTIIFNKARQEAITTELIDIINAAEAIK, encoded by the coding sequence TTTCTGCTGCCAAATTAAGAAAGGCACAAGCACTCTTATACGCAACAAGACCATACTCAAATAAACTCTATGAGTTGATAGAAGACTTAGCTGTTTATATTGACAGAGAATCTCATCCACTTCTTGAAAAAAGGGAAGAAAAAAGCGTAGATTTGGTAATTATAACGGCAGATAGAGGGTTGGCTGGTGCATTTAACTCAAATGTTATAAAAACCGCTTGGAGAGAGATTCAAAGGTTAAAAAGTGAAGGCAAAGAAGTTAGCCTTCTCCTAATTGGTAGAAAAGGGGTTAATTTTTACAAAAATAAAGGTTTTAACATAATAGAAGCTTATGAGGATATTTACAGAGACCAAGTAAATTTAACTTACACTGCAAAAGTTGGTGGAATTCTTGCATCAAGATTTATAGACAAAAAATCCGATGCTGTTTATCTAATTAATAATGAACTAATTACTTCTTCTACATATGAGACAAAGATTAGAAAATTACTACCACTTGAATCTACTGCTTCTTCAAAGAAATTAGAAGAAGTATCAGTGTACAACATAGAACCATCAAAAGAAGAAGTTTTAAGCTCCTTACTACAAAGATATATAAATTATCAATTATTTAGAGCTTTGGTAGAATCATCCACTGCCGAACATTCTGCAAGAATGCTTGCGATGGATAATGCTACGAAAAACGCAGGCGAAGCAATCAGAAAATGGACAATTATATTTAACAAAGCAAGACAAGAGGCAATCACTACTGAACTTATTGATATTATTAATGCTGCAGAAGCAATTAAGTAA
- a CDS encoding efflux RND transporter periplasmic adaptor subunit: MISRVFLYMIVLTSFVLFSCNEKSKSSDNEKNTKKQIQTVEVVYQEVPDYIEATGLVQPDKDGTVKITSKLPGIIQSINVQVGDYVKKGQVLASVKAPDTTDLYSQKVALSVQLSQAERIYKLKKELYEVGAIPKAELMDAETNYNVLKAQLKGIEEKMKLLGGTLGSSVITSPIDGIVYQINSHVGDSVDQTTEILSLVNPNKIMVVALVQDKDVFKLKEGDDVDFSIDLFQDKKFQGVVKYISDVVDPDTKKIKVFIEPKEKEALKINMFFNIRIYTGKQTHAVIPQKALIYKDGKFYVYVEENGKLIKKEVKFIKELENNKVSVDGLNQGEKVVVDPLLEEHT; this comes from the coding sequence ATGATAAGCAGGGTTTTCCTTTATATGATTGTTTTAACTTCTTTTGTTTTATTCTCTTGTAATGAAAAAAGTAAAAGCTCTGATAATGAAAAAAATACAAAAAAGCAAATTCAAACAGTGGAAGTAGTTTATCAAGAAGTACCAGATTACATTGAAGCAACAGGGTTAGTACAGCCAGATAAAGATGGTACTGTAAAAATAACCTCCAAATTGCCAGGAATAATTCAATCGATCAATGTTCAGGTTGGAGATTATGTTAAAAAAGGTCAAGTCTTGGCATCTGTAAAAGCACCAGACACAACAGATTTATACTCACAGAAAGTAGCCTTGTCTGTTCAACTGTCTCAAGCAGAAAGAATTTACAAACTAAAAAAAGAGTTGTACGAAGTTGGAGCAATTCCAAAAGCAGAGTTGATGGATGCTGAAACAAATTACAATGTACTAAAAGCACAGCTGAAAGGCATTGAAGAAAAGATGAAACTTTTAGGTGGAACTCTTGGTTCAAGTGTTATCACTTCTCCAATTGATGGAATTGTGTATCAGATAAACAGTCATGTTGGAGATTCTGTTGACCAAACAACTGAAATATTAAGCTTAGTTAATCCAAACAAAATAATGGTAGTTGCATTAGTTCAGGATAAAGACGTGTTTAAACTTAAAGAAGGTGACGATGTTGATTTTTCTATTGATTTATTCCAGGATAAAAAATTTCAAGGAGTTGTTAAATACATAAGCGACGTTGTAGACCCGGATACTAAAAAAATTAAAGTATTTATAGAACCAAAAGAAAAAGAAGCACTAAAAATAAATATGTTTTTCAATATAAGAATATACACAGGCAAACAGACCCATGCAGTTATCCCGCAAAAAGCATTGATATACAAAGATGGTAAATTTTACGTCTATGTAGAAGAAAATGGAAAGCTAATCAAAAAAGAGGTTAAATTTATCAAAGAACTTGAAAATAACAAAGTATCCGTTGACGGTTTAAATCAAGGTGAAAAGGTTGTTGTTGACCCTTTGTTGGAGGAACATACGTGA
- the atpD gene encoding F0F1 ATP synthase subunit beta — protein MAKGKVIQIVGPVVDVEFTEGELPAIRNALKVQRTAIDDTGKEYVEDLYLEVAQHLGDNRVRTVAYGPTDGLVRGVEVEDLGSPIKVPVGKASLGRIFNVVGQPIDEAGPVNAEEYWPIFREAPSFEEQSTKVEQFETGIKVIDLLVPLIKGGKVGLFGGAGVGKTVLMQELIHNIAKFHSGYSVVVGVGERTREGNDLWMEMKESGVLPYTAMVYGQMNEPPGVRFRVAQTGLTMAEYFRDVEKQDVLIFIDNIFRFVQAGAEVSTLLGRLPSAVGYQPTLGTDVGEVQERIASTKNGSITSIQAVYVPADDITDPAPASIFAHLDATIVLQRRLTELGIYPAIDPLESTSRALAPEYIGEEHYYVARETQRILQRYKELQEIIAILGMEELSEEDKAIVGRARRLQRFLAQRFHVAEQFTGQPGSYVKKEETIRSFKEVVEGKWDHLPEQAFYMVGGIEEAKEKAEKLGVKV, from the coding sequence ATGGCTAAAGGAAAAGTTATTCAAATAGTTGGACCGGTTGTAGACGTTGAATTCACAGAAGGCGAATTACCGGCTATAAGAAACGCATTAAAAGTACAAAGAACTGCTATTGATGATACTGGAAAAGAATATGTAGAAGATTTATATCTTGAAGTTGCTCAACATCTTGGAGATAACAGAGTAAGAACAGTTGCATATGGTCCTACCGATGGTCTTGTTAGAGGTGTTGAAGTAGAAGATTTAGGTTCTCCTATTAAAGTACCTGTAGGAAAGGCATCTCTTGGAAGAATCTTTAACGTTGTAGGACAGCCAATTGACGAAGCTGGACCGGTTAACGCAGAAGAGTATTGGCCAATATTCAGAGAAGCTCCTTCTTTTGAAGAACAGTCAACAAAAGTTGAACAGTTTGAAACAGGTATTAAAGTTATAGACTTACTCGTTCCACTAATTAAAGGTGGTAAAGTTGGATTATTCGGTGGTGCGGGCGTTGGTAAAACAGTTCTTATGCAGGAATTAATTCACAATATCGCTAAGTTCCACTCTGGATACTCTGTTGTTGTTGGTGTTGGTGAAAGAACAAGGGAAGGAAATGACCTATGGATGGAGATGAAAGAATCAGGCGTTTTACCATACACAGCTATGGTATATGGTCAGATGAACGAGCCACCGGGAGTTAGATTTAGGGTAGCTCAAACAGGTCTAACAATGGCTGAATATTTCAGAGATGTTGAGAAACAAGACGTTCTTATTTTTATAGACAACATATTTAGATTTGTTCAAGCAGGTGCGGAAGTTTCAACACTTCTTGGAAGATTGCCGTCTGCGGTTGGTTATCAGCCAACTCTTGGCACCGACGTTGGTGAAGTTCAAGAAAGAATTGCTTCTACAAAGAATGGTTCTATTACTTCTATTCAAGCAGTTTATGTACCGGCTGACGACATCACAGACCCAGCTCCAGCATCTATTTTCGCACACTTAGATGCTACTATTGTTCTCCAAAGAAGATTAACAGAGCTTGGAATTTATCCGGCTATTGACCCGCTTGAATCTACATCAAGAGCATTAGCTCCAGAATACATTGGAGAAGAACATTATTATGTAGCAAGAGAAACTCAAAGAATTCTCCAAAGATACAAAGAATTACAAGAAATAATCGCAATCCTTGGCATGGAAGAGCTTTCTGAAGAAGATAAAGCAATCGTTGGTAGAGCAAGAAGATTACAAAGATTCTTAGCTCAAAGATTCCACGTTGCAGAACAGTTTACAGGTCAGCCGGGTTCTTATGTTAAGAAGGAAGAAACTATCAGGTCATTTAAAGAAGTTGTTGAAGGTAAATGGGACCACTTACCAGAGCAAGCATTCTACATGGTTGGTGGCATAGAAGAAGCTAAAGAAAAAGCTGAAAAATTAGGCGTTAAAGTTTAA
- the ychF gene encoding redox-regulated ATPase YchF — protein sequence MKMNVGIVGLPNVGKSTIFNALTETAKAGVANYPFCTIDPNVGIVNVPDERLYKIAELEKSKNIVPATIEFVDIAGLVRGASKGEGLGNQFLANIRQVSAIAHVVRCFDDPDIIHVEGSVNPVRDAEIIETELILADLQSIEKRYERSAKAAKTGNKEAKFEVQVLEKAKAILEDLKPLRTNLDKFEEEEIQWLTKTLYPITIKPLMYVANIPEEDLPEGEGNVYLQQLKEKAKQENAPVVVLCGKVEQELIELPKEERQEFLNALGLKEPGLNRMIKTGYALLDLITYFTAGEKEARAWTIKRGTKAPQAAGEIHSDIERGFIAAEVINYDDYIKIGSMQKAKELGMVRIEGKEYVVKDGDIMYFRFNV from the coding sequence ATGAAAATGAATGTCGGTATAGTAGGATTACCTAATGTTGGAAAATCCACAATTTTTAATGCCCTTACAGAAACAGCAAAGGCAGGAGTTGCTAACTATCCATTTTGCACCATAGACCCAAACGTTGGAATAGTTAACGTTCCTGATGAAAGACTTTATAAAATTGCAGAGCTGGAAAAAAGTAAAAACATAGTTCCTGCAACGATAGAATTTGTAGATATAGCAGGTCTTGTTAGAGGAGCAAGCAAAGGAGAAGGCTTAGGTAATCAATTTTTAGCAAACATAAGACAAGTATCAGCTATTGCACACGTCGTTAGATGTTTTGATGATCCGGATATTATTCACGTAGAAGGTTCTGTAAATCCTGTAAGAGATGCTGAAATAATTGAAACAGAACTAATATTAGCAGATTTACAATCAATAGAAAAAAGATATGAAAGGTCAGCGAAAGCTGCAAAAACAGGAAATAAAGAAGCTAAATTTGAAGTTCAAGTCTTAGAAAAAGCTAAAGCTATTTTAGAGGATTTAAAACCACTTAGAACAAATCTTGATAAATTTGAAGAAGAAGAGATACAGTGGCTTACAAAAACACTTTATCCAATAACAATAAAACCGCTTATGTATGTTGCAAACATTCCAGAAGAAGATTTGCCGGAAGGGGAAGGAAACGTATATTTACAGCAACTTAAAGAAAAAGCAAAACAAGAAAATGCACCAGTGGTAGTTTTATGTGGAAAAGTTGAGCAAGAATTAATAGAACTTCCGAAAGAAGAAAGACAGGAATTTTTAAACGCCCTTGGCTTAAAAGAACCAGGATTAAACAGAATGATTAAAACAGGCTATGCACTTCTTGATCTGATTACTTACTTTACAGCAGGAGAAAAAGAAGCAAGAGCATGGACGATTAAAAGAGGGACAAAAGCACCCCAAGCAGCAGGAGAAATTCACTCAGACATAGAAAGAGGTTTTATTGCGGCAGAAGTGATAAATTATGATGACTATATTAAAATTGGCTCAATGCAAAAAGCAAAAGAGCTTGGAATGGTAAGAATAGAAGGAAAAGAGTATGTTGTTAAAGACGGCGATATTATGTATTTCAGATTCAATGTTTAA
- a CDS encoding TolC family protein, producing MLIFKFSFAETVDQLIELALKNNPQLKKIEKELKVLESKVHVADKLPNPSFSLSFSDGGKITVRQYLPWYDKLKINKQIEEKNYEAQIYVYKLEKNKIVRQIKENAYYVWLYREKIKTLNGLENLLKDIMNRTRDEDRLKILLSNIILEKINYHSNLNKKIQELKTVVNSEFSDVEIDLNENKDFSIDEAISKVETASPLIKNLENKLERDRLSYKLSREIYYPDVTLSLDYKAKEDIKNAFSMGVGLNVYLPFWRTLSQEQSVLAQKLFVISQQEQKLELLINLKYILSINYEDYLSAKERLRILKDFSINYENSLKKAINEYAQNVSNFQNFYVIFNEYKNYKMSILEQVLNVYLSIARIEELTSD from the coding sequence TTGCTCATTTTTAAATTTTCTTTTGCTGAAACTGTAGACCAGCTTATAGAATTAGCTTTAAAAAATAATCCACAGTTAAAAAAGATAGAAAAAGAATTAAAAGTTTTGGAAAGTAAGGTTCATGTTGCAGATAAACTTCCAAACCCATCTTTTTCATTAAGTTTTAGCGATGGAGGCAAAATCACTGTAAGACAATATTTGCCATGGTATGATAAACTCAAAATAAACAAACAAATAGAAGAAAAAAACTACGAAGCACAAATTTATGTATACAAATTAGAAAAGAATAAGATTGTCAGACAAATAAAAGAAAATGCTTATTATGTATGGCTTTATAGAGAGAAAATAAAAACCCTTAATGGTCTTGAAAATTTATTAAAAGACATAATGAATAGAACAAGAGATGAAGATAGATTAAAAATCTTATTATCAAACATCATTTTAGAAAAAATAAACTATCATTCGAATCTTAATAAAAAGATTCAAGAGTTAAAAACAGTTGTAAATTCTGAGTTTAGTGATGTTGAAATAGACTTAAATGAAAATAAAGATTTTTCTATAGATGAAGCTATTTCTAAGGTAGAAACAGCTAGCCCATTGATTAAAAATTTAGAGAATAAATTAGAAAGAGATAGACTGTCTTATAAATTGTCAAGAGAAATATATTATCCAGATGTTACACTTTCTTTAGATTATAAAGCAAAAGAAGATATAAAGAATGCTTTTTCTATGGGCGTTGGTTTAAATGTTTATCTGCCATTTTGGAGAACATTATCTCAAGAGCAATCAGTATTGGCTCAGAAACTATTTGTAATATCTCAACAAGAACAAAAATTAGAACTTCTAATCAATTTAAAATATATTTTATCTATAAACTATGAAGATTATTTATCTGCTAAAGAGAGGTTAAGGATTTTAAAAGATTTTAGTATCAACTACGAAAACAGTCTAAAAAAAGCAATTAATGAATATGCTCAAAACGTTAGTAATTTTCAAAACTTTTATGTTATCTTTAATGAATACAAAAATTATAAGATGTCTATCTTGGAACAAGTTTTGAATGTCTATCTATCAATAGCAAGAATAGAAGAACTAACTTCAGATTAG
- a CDS encoding efflux RND transporter permease subunit translates to MKKWVNFVADNALIFFIFGFIITTVSLFFVKNLNIEAFPDPSPPVIEIVTIYPGKSAEEIERQVTIPLEISLAGMRGLKRINTISLYGLSDIKCSFSYDVTYREARQEVINRLANADLPPGVSPSIIPNPIGEVLRYAVIGNKNLIDLRTIQDWTVARYLKTAEGVEDVASYGGFIKAYTVEVKPENLIKYNVSLSDIVQAISNSNVNSGGRAIDFGSQYFLIRGVGLIKNLDDIGNIVVAYKNNTPILVKNIAEVKVGNIPRTGIVGLNNYNDIVMGVVVLRRDAKSIPSIKSIREKIQELNRHILPKDVKIVPIYERGKLIDTVVHKVAEIALVGIALVFLSVFIFLGDLRTAFLVSAIVPMSLIIALGVMAIRGESANFLSIAAIDFGILADISLLFVESYLANSTKFGVGRRALMSATDDVGKFLLLSIAIIGISFIPVFLMEGAEKRIFSPMVKTYLYAITAVIFLTFTFLIAALVLFIKSPKHETKFVAILEHFYEKLLQGLIKVKIKTISLVLIIITVITLLLIKNLGIQFIPKMDEGNIYIRIIFPYSISLSQTYENAKKVRDTLIKYPEIKTIEFQVGRPEDGTDPTGPFNSEYFIDLKPYDEWKNFHTKEELENAIRRDLKNLFPNADINVSQYIEDNLEEVLTGVKGENAVKIFGDDLYKLESLAEEVEKRIATIPGIVDVGIFREIGQPNLVIEADREKLALYGLSVEELMDTVSAALGGKEATQVIEGDKRFSLIVVLPEQIRQNVSNIGDIPVALPNGSYVKLSSVANIKFDTGASFIYRENYKRYIPIKFSVISGDLAGTVAKAQEKVQDIKLPEGYFIEWAGQFKSLVEALHRLVISGLVAVFALFIFLYIVNRSIRNTLISMLGILFAFFGGSLSLFATGYPISLSAIVGFVSILGISILNISFIMASYKMHILNGISVDESAKLASKEKFRAVLLSSFTASLGLLPTALSQGIGSQIQKPLAIVVVGGMLISGLLIILIIPPLLKYSEVKEV, encoded by the coding sequence GTGAAAAAATGGGTAAACTTTGTAGCTGATAATGCTTTAATATTCTTTATTTTTGGCTTTATAATTACAACTGTATCATTATTCTTTGTAAAAAATTTAAACATTGAAGCATTTCCGGACCCGTCTCCACCCGTTATAGAGATTGTGACTATATATCCCGGCAAATCAGCGGAAGAGATAGAAAGACAAGTAACAATTCCATTAGAAATATCCTTAGCCGGAATGAGAGGACTAAAAAGAATAAATACTATTTCTTTATATGGTTTATCTGATATTAAATGCTCGTTTTCTTATGATGTTACTTATAGAGAAGCAAGACAAGAGGTAATAAACAGGCTTGCAAACGCAGATTTACCGCCGGGAGTCTCTCCAAGTATAATTCCAAACCCAATCGGTGAAGTTTTAAGATATGCAGTTATAGGAAATAAAAATCTTATTGACCTTAGAACCATTCAGGATTGGACAGTTGCAAGATACCTTAAAACTGCTGAAGGTGTAGAAGATGTAGCAAGCTATGGTGGTTTTATAAAAGCATACACTGTCGAAGTTAAACCGGAAAATTTGATTAAATACAATGTTTCTTTATCTGATATAGTTCAAGCAATATCTAACTCTAACGTAAACTCTGGCGGAAGGGCAATAGATTTTGGCTCTCAATACTTTCTCATAAGAGGAGTTGGTCTTATAAAAAACTTAGATGATATAGGAAATATTGTTGTTGCTTATAAAAACAATACACCTATTCTTGTGAAGAATATAGCAGAAGTTAAGGTCGGAAATATTCCAAGAACCGGTATAGTTGGACTAAACAACTATAACGATATAGTTATGGGGGTAGTAGTTTTAAGAAGAGATGCTAAAAGCATACCTTCTATAAAGTCTATTAGAGAAAAAATTCAAGAATTGAATCGGCATATTCTTCCAAAAGATGTAAAAATTGTTCCTATTTACGAAAGAGGTAAATTGATCGATACAGTAGTCCATAAAGTGGCAGAGATTGCTTTGGTAGGAATTGCTTTAGTATTTCTGTCTGTTTTTATTTTTCTTGGAGATTTAAGAACTGCGTTCTTAGTTTCTGCAATCGTGCCTATGTCTTTGATAATAGCCCTTGGAGTTATGGCTATAAGAGGTGAATCTGCTAACTTTCTATCTATTGCAGCAATAGACTTTGGTATCTTGGCTGATATTTCTCTATTATTTGTAGAAAGCTATCTTGCAAACTCTACAAAGTTTGGTGTAGGAAGAAGGGCTTTGATGAGCGCAACAGATGACGTTGGTAAGTTTTTGCTTTTATCAATAGCTATAATTGGCATATCATTTATTCCTGTATTTTTAATGGAAGGTGCAGAAAAACGCATATTCTCTCCAATGGTTAAAACTTACCTATATGCCATAACAGCGGTTATTTTCCTTACATTTACATTTTTAATAGCAGCATTAGTCTTATTTATAAAATCTCCAAAGCACGAAACTAAATTTGTAGCTATTTTAGAACATTTCTACGAAAAATTATTACAGGGTTTGATAAAAGTCAAAATCAAAACCATTAGTTTGGTGCTTATAATCATAACAGTTATTACTCTACTGCTAATAAAAAACCTTGGAATTCAATTTATACCAAAGATGGATGAAGGTAATATATACATTCGCATAATCTTTCCATACTCAATTTCACTGTCTCAAACTTATGAGAATGCAAAAAAAGTTAGAGATACTTTAATTAAATATCCGGAGATTAAGACAATAGAGTTCCAAGTTGGAAGACCAGAAGATGGAACTGACCCAACGGGACCTTTTAACTCAGAATATTTCATAGACTTAAAGCCATACGATGAATGGAAAAATTTCCATACCAAGGAAGAGCTTGAAAATGCCATCAGAAGAGATTTAAAAAATTTGTTTCCAAACGCAGATATAAACGTGTCTCAATATATAGAGGATAACTTAGAGGAAGTTTTAACCGGTGTAAAAGGTGAGAATGCCGTCAAGATTTTTGGAGATGATCTATATAAGTTAGAAAGCTTAGCTGAGGAAGTTGAAAAAAGAATTGCTACTATACCTGGCATAGTAGATGTCGGTATTTTCAGAGAGATAGGTCAGCCAAACTTAGTAATAGAAGCAGATAGAGAAAAATTAGCTTTATATGGTTTGTCCGTTGAAGAGTTAATGGATACTGTTTCTGCAGCTCTTGGAGGAAAAGAAGCAACCCAAGTTATAGAAGGAGATAAAAGATTTTCTTTAATTGTGGTCCTACCCGAACAGATAAGACAGAATGTTTCCAACATTGGAGATATTCCGGTAGCTCTTCCTAATGGATCTTATGTAAAACTTTCTTCTGTAGCTAATATTAAATTTGATACCGGAGCTTCTTTCATTTATAGAGAAAACTACAAAAGATACATACCGATTAAGTTTAGCGTTATCTCCGGGGACTTGGCAGGTACAGTAGCAAAAGCACAAGAAAAAGTACAAGATATAAAACTACCAGAAGGGTACTTTATAGAATGGGCAGGACAGTTTAAAAGCTTAGTAGAAGCTCTGCATAGATTAGTTATTTCAGGATTAGTAGCAGTATTTGCATTATTTATTTTCCTTTATATAGTAAATCGATCAATCAGAAATACACTGATTTCAATGCTGGGCATACTTTTTGCATTCTTTGGAGGGTCATTAAGCTTGTTTGCTACTGGTTATCCAATAAGCTTATCTGCAATAGTTGGGTTTGTGTCAATCTTAGGGATTTCCATATTAAACATTTCTTTTATTATGGCATCTTATAAGATGCATATTCTTAATGGAATTAGCGTAGATGAATC
- a CDS encoding TolC family protein: MKKFITVITACIGFNVSFSLAEDVNQKITINDAIKIIKENNYDVKIASYEVKKVEGQYIQTKFYQNPTLSVNYTGLVFGKNIVYDTGNTMLSIRVDQPFELGGKRENRIKSAFYQLQSVNYQKEDTTRSVILNFLSVYFQTLSDKSYYEYLKQDLDDYEKMLQIQEKKQKAGFLSLIDYMKLQLYKNELENSKLQAESTYKKDLQEIKFYLNGNYEPVSVNIDTKEPNLDDLVQKATEKRESIKAFQEQLNSVEHQIKLIKVYSIPDVSLGVEYDSFGTQYKPGVGFGFSLNLPTFDKRKGDLITAIALKEQTLVALSKEKDRIRKEISQAYEDYQVSKKIYNSYLEKKKVMDDLLERTKKAYSIGGISTLDFLDTLRTYKSFMNAYLQSYYQFLNNYSSLKILSGEDL; the protein is encoded by the coding sequence ATGAAAAAATTTATAACTGTAATAACTGCATGTATTGGTTTTAATGTATCTTTTAGCTTAGCCGAAGATGTTAATCAAAAAATAACTATAAACGATGCGATCAAGATAATAAAAGAAAACAACTACGATGTAAAAATTGCATCTTATGAAGTTAAAAAAGTCGAAGGTCAATATATTCAGACAAAATTTTATCAAAATCCAACCTTATCAGTAAATTATACAGGTCTTGTGTTTGGTAAGAACATTGTGTACGATACCGGAAATACGATGTTATCCATAAGAGTAGACCAGCCTTTTGAACTTGGTGGAAAAAGAGAAAACAGAATCAAATCTGCTTTCTATCAATTACAATCCGTTAACTATCAAAAAGAAGATACTACAAGGAGCGTAATTTTAAACTTCTTATCTGTTTACTTTCAAACGTTGTCTGATAAAAGTTATTATGAGTATTTAAAGCAGGATTTAGATGATTATGAAAAAATGCTTCAAATCCAAGAAAAGAAACAAAAAGCCGGTTTTTTAAGTCTAATAGACTATATGAAGCTCCAGTTGTACAAAAATGAGCTGGAAAACAGTAAATTACAAGCAGAAAGTACTTATAAAAAAGATTTGCAGGAGATTAAATTTTATCTAAATGGAAATTATGAGCCAGTATCTGTAAATATAGATACTAAAGAACCAAATCTTGATGATTTAGTTCAAAAAGCAACAGAAAAAAGAGAGAGTATAAAAGCATTTCAAGAACAGTTAAACTCAGTAGAACATCAGATTAAATTAATTAAAGTATACTCAATACCGGATGTAAGCCTTGGTGTTGAGTATGACAGCTTTGGAACTCAGTATAAGCCGGGCGTAGGTTTTGGATTTTCTTTAAACCTACCAACCTTTGATAAAAGAAAAGGTGACCTTATTACTGCCATAGCTTTGAAAGAACAAACGTTGGTAGCTCTTTCAAAGGAAAAAGACAGAATAAGAAAAGAGATATCACAAGCTTATGAAGATTATCAAGTTAGCAAAAAAATATACAACTCATACTTAGAAAAAAAGAAAGTTATGGATGATTTGTTAGAAAGGACAAAGAAAGCCTACTCTATAGGTGGTATTTCTACCCTTGATTTCTTAGACACGCTACGGACCTACAAATCTTTTATGAATGCTTATCTACAATCATACTATCAATTTCTAAATAATTATTCATCATTAAAAATACTTTCAGGAGAAGACTTATGA